The proteins below come from a single Desulfovibrio sp. Huiquan2017 genomic window:
- a CDS encoding Gfo/Idh/MocA family oxidoreductase has translation MLKYAMIGGGPGAFVGGVHRRALALNGQARLVAGCFSRDLEKSRELGRELGLDEDRVYATPEELARLEAGDIDFAVVVTSNEAHFPNVRACLQSGINVMCDKPFTQTSAQAQELVDLARERRLVLAVTYTYAGYPMVRQMREMIARGDVGEIRFVNCEYPQGWLAELLEASGNVQASWRADPERSGGVLSLGDVGSHIEYLVPHVTGLTLTRLAARLDSLVEGRELDDNGVVLTEYDTGARGVYWYSQAATGAVNGLRLRVFGDQGGLEWFQEAPDHLRYTPLNEPVRIITRGTPDLLPGAMAYSHTPAGHPEGWLLAFANIYKSFCDTIAIGAAPDFPSGEDGLRGVRFMEACLESSRCGTAWMEVE, from the coding sequence ATGCTCAAGTATGCCATGATCGGCGGCGGCCCCGGTGCGTTTGTCGGCGGTGTGCACCGGCGGGCCCTGGCCCTGAACGGGCAGGCCCGGCTGGTGGCCGGATGCTTTTCCCGCGACCTGGAAAAGAGCCGCGAACTGGGCCGGGAACTCGGCCTGGACGAGGACCGGGTCTATGCCACGCCGGAGGAGCTGGCCCGGCTCGAAGCCGGGGACATCGACTTCGCCGTGGTGGTCACTTCCAACGAGGCCCACTTCCCCAATGTCCGGGCCTGCCTGCAAAGCGGCATCAACGTCATGTGCGACAAGCCGTTCACCCAGACCTCGGCCCAGGCCCAGGAGCTTGTGGACCTGGCCCGCGAGCGGCGGCTGGTCCTGGCCGTGACCTACACCTATGCGGGCTACCCCATGGTCCGGCAGATGCGCGAGATGATCGCGCGTGGCGACGTGGGCGAGATCCGCTTTGTGAACTGCGAGTATCCCCAGGGGTGGCTGGCTGAATTGCTCGAAGCCTCGGGCAATGTCCAGGCCTCCTGGCGGGCCGATCCCGAACGCAGCGGCGGCGTCCTGTCGCTTGGCGACGTGGGATCGCACATCGAATACCTCGTGCCCCACGTCACCGGCCTGACCCTGACCCGGCTGGCCGCCCGGCTCGATTCCCTGGTGGAGGGCCGGGAGCTCGACGACAACGGCGTCGTCCTGACCGAATACGACACTGGTGCGCGCGGGGTCTACTGGTACTCCCAGGCGGCCACGGGCGCGGTCAACGGGCTCAGGCTGCGCGTGTTCGGCGACCAAGGGGGCCTGGAGTGGTTCCAGGAGGCCCCCGACCACCTGCGGTACACGCCGCTGAACGAGCCCGTGCGGATTATCACCCGGGGCACCCCCGATCTCTTGCCCGGGGCCATGGCCTATTCGCATACCCCGGCCGGGCATCCCGAGGGGTGGCTGCTGGCTTTCGCCAATATCTACAAATCGTTTTGCGACACCATCGCCATCGGGGCGGCCCCGGATTTCCCGTCCGGCGAGGATGGGCTCAGAGGGGTGCGTTTCATGGAGGCGTGTTTGGAGAGTTCGCGGTGTGGCACCGCCTGGATGGAGGTTGAGTAG
- a CDS encoding DUF3800 domain-containing protein, with amino-acid sequence MYICYLDESGTPEQSGNTGHFVYAGIAIPAETWRAKDKEIYDIKKKYGLEKTEIHAGWINRKYFEQMKIPNFDLLDYANRRLEVGKERLNILNKMSLARAKKKEIINKKKYFAKTVDYTHLTFNERHQFLTEVLNTVSMWADSRIFFHSIKKAHYKPTSSQLGGIYEDAFQQLVSRFQMFLLNKGGSDGENLLGTIVSDNNETVNKKLTSLMRRFHKNGTFWRDIDHIIETPFFVDSQLTSMIQIADVISYGLRRYWDNGENDFFRLIFSRIDRAGPALVGGRHFTPCETCSCVICKAQRRCRR; translated from the coding sequence ATGTATATTTGCTACTTAGATGAATCGGGAACTCCAGAACAGTCTGGGAATACAGGCCATTTTGTTTATGCCGGAATAGCAATACCTGCCGAGACATGGCGAGCCAAAGATAAAGAAATATATGATATCAAAAAGAAGTATGGATTAGAAAAAACCGAAATTCATGCAGGGTGGATTAACAGGAAATATTTCGAGCAAATGAAAATCCCCAACTTCGATTTACTGGACTATGCTAACCGAAGACTAGAAGTCGGCAAAGAACGCCTGAATATCCTCAACAAGATGAGCTTAGCGAGGGCAAAAAAGAAAGAAATTATAAATAAAAAAAAGTACTTTGCAAAAACAGTTGATTATACTCATTTAACATTTAATGAGCGTCATCAATTCCTAACCGAAGTCCTTAACACCGTCTCTATGTGGGCTGACTCAAGAATTTTTTTCCATTCGATTAAGAAAGCCCACTATAAACCAACATCATCTCAACTTGGTGGTATATATGAAGATGCATTTCAACAACTGGTCTCAAGATTTCAAATGTTTCTTCTCAATAAAGGCGGTTCCGACGGAGAAAACCTACTAGGCACAATTGTCTCTGACAACAACGAAACCGTAAATAAAAAGCTCACGTCGCTGATGAGAAGGTTTCACAAAAATGGCACTTTTTGGAGAGACATTGACCATATAATCGAAACGCCTTTTTTCGTTGATAGCCAGCTGACATCTATGATTCAAATTGCAGATGTTATTTCTTATGGACTACGTCGATACTGGGACAACGGCGAGAACGATTTTTTTAGATTAATATTCTCACGCATTGATCGAGCTGGGCCAGCTTTGGTCGGAGGTAGGCACTTCACTCCTTGTGAAACGTGTTCTTGCGTGATTTGCAAAGCTCAAAGACGTTGCCGTCGGTAA
- a CDS encoding YraN family protein produces the protein MGFFTNLLPGRTAPAPNRHRGASGEDAAARYLESRGFRVLDRNWRFHQWELDLVCRDRDTVVFVEVKTRRAGAMAAPGEALTRKKQARLIKAASHYLTEHDLWDEPCRFDLASVTDTGASLDVELEENVFQLDGQRA, from the coding sequence ATGGGATTCTTCACCAATCTGCTGCCCGGACGGACGGCTCCCGCTCCAAACCGGCACCGAGGCGCTTCGGGCGAGGACGCGGCCGCGCGCTATCTGGAGTCCAGGGGATTCCGGGTGCTCGACCGCAACTGGCGCTTTCATCAATGGGAATTGGACCTGGTCTGCCGCGACCGGGACACGGTGGTTTTCGTGGAGGTCAAAACCCGGCGGGCCGGGGCCATGGCCGCACCGGGCGAAGCCCTGACGCGAAAGAAACAGGCCCGGCTGATCAAGGCGGCCAGCCACTACCTGACCGAGCACGACCTTTGGGACGAGCCGTGCCGCTTCGACCTGGCCTCGGTCACGGACACGGGCGCGTCCCTGGACGTGGAACTTGAGGAAAACGTCTTTCAACTGGACGGGCAGAGAGCATGA